The proteins below come from a single Stomoxys calcitrans chromosome 1, idStoCalc2.1, whole genome shotgun sequence genomic window:
- the LOC131994633 gene encoding calaxin-like isoform X1 codes for MYKLDATLDDVQNTRFFNIYSDLIKQMSKETQFNEMEVQSILLVYHKFVLDNGPKAKSMTIKQFNNLFFVLFKINDMQIIERTLKLITSESQKDVDPLAWVKLLSVFLSSDLEQRMQFAYQIYDVGGKGALTRLMVSLAVENFFAIDDEDELNELRTDMVELIFRKFDVDKDGIISYDDYSNVVRKQPMLLEFLGQCFPNTNDLTIIAYCTNLLSKMRFFEGKLQE; via the exons ATGTATAAATTGGACGCAACTTTGGACGATGTCCAAAATACtcgttttttcaatatttatagTGATTTGATTAAGCAAATGTCCAAAGAGACACAATTTAACGAAATGGAAGTTCAAAGCATTCTTTTGGTCTATCACAAATTTGTCTTGGACAATGGCCCAAAGGCCAAGAGTATGACTATCAAACAATTCAATAATCTGTTCTTTGTGcttttcaaaatcaatgatATGCAAATAATTGAGCGTACACTTAAGCTAATAACATCCGAATCGCAGAAAGATGTTGATCCGTTAGCCTGGGTAAAACTGTTATCGGTGTTTCTATCCAGTGATTTGGAGCAAAGAATGCAATTTGCTTATCAG ATCTATGATGTTGGTGGCAAAGGTGCCTTAACTCGTTTAATGGTCAGCTTGGCTGTGGAGaatttttttgctattgatGATGAAGATGAGTTAAATGAGTTGAGAacg GATATGGTTGAAttgatatttcgaaaatttgatgTTGATAAGGATGGCATTATCTCTTATGATGATTACTCCAATGTAGTTAGAAAACAACCGATGCTATTGGAGTTCTTGGGTCAATGTTTTCCCAATACCAATGACTTGACCATCATTGCTTATTGTACAAACCTTTTGTCCAAGATGAGATTTTTCGAAGGCAAACTTCAAGAATGA
- the LOC131994633 gene encoding calaxin-like isoform X2, which yields MYKLDATLDDVQNTRFFNIYSDLIKQMSKETQFNEMEVQSILLVYHKFVLDNGPKAKSMTIKQFNNLFFVLFKINDMQIIERTLKLITSESQKDVDPLAWVKLLSVFLSSDLEQRMQFAYQDMVELIFRKFDVDKDGIISYDDYSNVVRKQPMLLEFLGQCFPNTNDLTIIAYCTNLLSKMRFFEGKLQE from the exons ATGTATAAATTGGACGCAACTTTGGACGATGTCCAAAATACtcgttttttcaatatttatagTGATTTGATTAAGCAAATGTCCAAAGAGACACAATTTAACGAAATGGAAGTTCAAAGCATTCTTTTGGTCTATCACAAATTTGTCTTGGACAATGGCCCAAAGGCCAAGAGTATGACTATCAAACAATTCAATAATCTGTTCTTTGTGcttttcaaaatcaatgatATGCAAATAATTGAGCGTACACTTAAGCTAATAACATCCGAATCGCAGAAAGATGTTGATCCGTTAGCCTGGGTAAAACTGTTATCGGTGTTTCTATCCAGTGATTTGGAGCAAAGAATGCAATTTGCTTATCAG GATATGGTTGAAttgatatttcgaaaatttgatgTTGATAAGGATGGCATTATCTCTTATGATGATTACTCCAATGTAGTTAGAAAACAACCGATGCTATTGGAGTTCTTGGGTCAATGTTTTCCCAATACCAATGACTTGACCATCATTGCTTATTGTACAAACCTTTTGTCCAAGATGAGATTTTTCGAAGGCAAACTTCAAGAATGA